The Bacteroidota bacterium nucleotide sequence ACAGAGCCGAGGTCATCCTTCCTCAAGAACATTATTGCCAGACTCGCTGTCCGGGGGACCCGAAAATATGTCCGCTCGATGATATTGAAATCCCCCAGGTGATCGATCGTATTGAACTGATTTTGCAAGAAAAGAAAAATCCGTAATTGGAACGAGTGTCGCGGCATGCATGTTGTATACAGTAATTTATTTACGGAGAATTCATGAAATATCTCGTAGTTGCTCTTATCCTTTCGGCCGCGCTGATGAACGGGGTTCTTTCCGCGCAATCAAGACAATCCGCCATGCATTGGAATTCTTTTGATGCCGGGATGGAGGAAGCCAAGGCGAGTCACAAAAAGGTTTTGGTGGACATTTACACCGACTGGTGCGGCTGGTGCAAGAAAATGGACAGCGATGTCTACACCGACCCAGGGGTGAAGGACTATCTGTTCAAGAATTATGTCATCATCAAGATGAATGCTGAAGGGAGCGGGAAAGTACATTACAAAGGGCAGGAATATTCCCCCGCGCAGCTTGCCGCGGCATTCGGCGTGAACGGCTACCCATCAACCTTATTCATGAGGGATAACGCCGAACCTATCACATTGCTTCCAGGATACGCTGAAGCCCCGATGTTTCTCCTCGTGCTTTCTTTTATCGCCGAGGACCAGTATCAGAAAAAACAGTTCAGCGATTACCTCAAAGAAAAAGGGGTCAAAGAGTGACTCCGCTTCATTGCACCTGAAGTTTCTTCTGCACAAATCCTTCGACGGCGCGAACGATGCCGTCCAGATCGATCATCTGAATGCATTCGAGGTTGTACGGGCATGCTTTTTTCCAGCATGGCGCGCATTGCAATCCCTCGGGGATAAATTTTATTCCGCGCTCATATAGATCGATCTCGTTCCAACAACTGAGCCCAAACCAGGCGATCACGTATTTTTTCAGGCCGATCGCCACGTGCATGCCGAATGAATCTCCAGTAATGATAACGTCGCAAATATTCTCATAGCAGATCCCCCGCCGCACCCCCTCCGTGGTAGGCGTGTTGATGACCTTCTTCCCCGCACGCCTGGCAATTTCCGCGTTGCGCTCGGTGTCTTCCGGACCGCCGACCAGGACGAGTGCGACCCCCTCTATCTCCGATAATTTTTCAATCAGGATCACGTGTTGTTCAATTGTCATTTTTTTGTTCGGATAGAGGTATGAACATCCCGTGTTGAATCCGACCACCACTTTTCCTGCAGTCAGGCCGATGTCTTTCGCATACTGAGCGCAATACCCCTTCTCCTCATCAGAGAGGTTTAAGGAATAATCATCGCGGCGAAACTTCAGCTTCATCGCTTCCTGCAAAATTTCCGTTCCGTATTTCTTGTTCCTCCTGAATTTGAGGTCATCGTCGAGGCCGAGCAGGTAGCTGTATTCA carries:
- a CDS encoding glycosyltransferase family 9 protein translates to MKKRSASKKRQQKVRIPDCKRFTGYKPCFPGTICYEECADPDPIGRRILIINLDAMGAVLQTTAMLPAIKRKYPQSHISWITLKNAYRLLENNPYVDAVYTWEPENWLILQSIEFDIVYSTDKTQRSCAFCNTLKAREKIGFGLNKDGVIIPLNKEAEYSYLLGLDDDLKFRRNKKYGTEILQEAMKLKFRRDDYSLNLSDEEKGYCAQYAKDIGLTAGKVVVGFNTGCSYLYPNKKMTIEQHVILIEKLSEIEGVALVLVGGPEDTERNAEIARRAGKKVINTPTTEGVRRGICYENICDVIITGDSFGMHVAIGLKKYVIAWFGLSCWNEIDLYERGIKFIPEGLQCAPCWKKACPYNLECIQMIDLDGIVRAVEGFVQKKLQVQ
- a CDS encoding thioredoxin fold domain-containing protein; this encodes MKYLVVALILSAALMNGVLSAQSRQSAMHWNSFDAGMEEAKASHKKVLVDIYTDWCGWCKKMDSDVYTDPGVKDYLFKNYVIIKMNAEGSGKVHYKGQEYSPAQLAAAFGVNGYPSTLFMRDNAEPITLLPGYAEAPMFLLVLSFIAEDQYQKKQFSDYLKEKGVKE